A section of the Bacillus pumilus genome encodes:
- a CDS encoding TetR/AcrR family transcriptional regulator: MNEKQEEILRVSKKLFSQKGYMSVSMQSIADACKISKASIYKLFDSKEALLLELIKYNQCKMREISQIIHSETTLSKKEKFTKKIKLELEEFKENHKFLNMLSFEAFSQHSPIVIKHLRETRTIIMQRHRDIILSTYGESVAPYVWDLVIVLNGLMREFILMLAIERKNIQLENAAEMIIGVMDRVSKKPCSIEPVLTDELMDSYLLSTQDEYDEEKLVISYLTKIKQELHTLSNGEEKDDLLSAFELLSEELSKDQPRTFLISSLLDYLGKNSVLSQNVSQLKSIIL; encoded by the coding sequence ATGAACGAAAAGCAAGAAGAGATTTTGCGGGTTTCGAAGAAATTATTTTCTCAAAAAGGCTATATGAGTGTCTCCATGCAGTCAATCGCCGATGCCTGTAAAATATCAAAAGCGTCTATTTATAAACTGTTTGATTCAAAAGAAGCTCTTCTATTAGAACTGATTAAATACAATCAGTGCAAAATGAGAGAGATTTCTCAGATCATTCATTCAGAAACGACGCTGTCCAAAAAGGAAAAATTCACAAAGAAGATCAAGCTTGAGCTTGAAGAGTTTAAAGAGAATCATAAATTTTTGAATATGCTGTCCTTTGAAGCTTTTTCACAGCATTCGCCCATTGTCATTAAGCATTTACGTGAGACACGCACCATTATCATGCAGCGGCACAGAGACATTATTTTAAGCACATATGGTGAATCTGTTGCGCCTTACGTCTGGGATCTTGTCATTGTCCTCAACGGATTAATGAGAGAATTCATCTTAATGCTGGCGATTGAGCGCAAGAACATCCAATTAGAAAATGCCGCTGAAATGATTATCGGTGTGATGGACCGTGTATCGAAAAAGCCTTGCTCTATTGAGCCTGTGCTAACAGATGAGCTGATGGACTCTTATTTGCTTTCCACACAGGATGAATATGATGAAGAAAAGCTTGTCATCTCGTACTTAACGAAGATCAAACAAGAGCTTCACACACTGTCAAACGGAGAAGAAAAGGACGATCTCCTCTCTGCGTTTGAACTGCTAAGTGAAGAATTATCAAAGGACCAACCGAGAACCTTTTTAATCAGTTCACTACTTGATTATTTAGGCAAAAACAGCGTTTTATCACAAAACGTGTCACAGCTGAAAAGCATCATCTTATAG
- a CDS encoding ArsR/SmtB family transcription factor encodes MNNPTHPTQEDMRLISVLHALADPIRLEIVRCLAEAGERTCGTYEMNIAKSTLSHHFKVLREAGIVKVRIDGKHRYYSLRKEDIETAFPGLMSSILAVDKERW; translated from the coding sequence ATGAATAATCCAACCCATCCAACCCAAGAAGACATGAGACTGATTTCTGTTTTGCACGCATTGGCTGATCCAATTCGGTTAGAAATTGTCCGCTGCTTAGCAGAAGCGGGGGAGAGGACATGCGGCACGTATGAGATGAATATTGCCAAATCTACGCTTTCCCATCACTTCAAAGTGCTGAGGGAGGCAGGCATTGTGAAGGTGAGAATTGACGGAAAACACCGCTACTATTCTTTAAGAAAAGAAGACATCGAGACCGCTTTTCCTGGGCTCATGTCATCCATTCTAGCCGTAGATAAAGAGCGGTGGTAA
- a CDS encoding PLP-dependent aminotransferase family protein, translating to MLTIQLDQTGANGFIYHQIYTKIKGEILNRNLQPHDQLPSKRELADTLNVSVNSVNGAYQQLLAEGYLYSVERKGFFVESLETFHESGQLKPSSLPADLKEEPIARDDWYSFSHISVDTANFPFKSWLKSEQKAISLHQEAFGELPHPQGVYELRETIARLIGLARGVKCYPEQLILSAGTQSLIHSLSSILPADQVYGLENPGYRRLYQMLKSNHHQIETIGIDQKGVRMSDIQKKEPNVLIITPSHQFPTGVIMPISRRIQLLNWAADQQDRYIIEDDYDSEFKYGTDSIPALQSLDRYDKVIYMGTFSKSLLPGLRISYMVLPQHLLRRYKEKQHFFIQTANLFTQYTLLHFIKDGAYQRHIKRMNGLYEEKRKQLIEELDTVFAENVRIIGENAGLHFIAEFRSNRTQHEILQRAKERKLKMYGMDRFTLDEQLPGHQEGFVPLVLGFSHMRPEDIEPAVKRLYEAIYGK from the coding sequence ATGCTGACAATTCAACTAGATCAAACAGGGGCAAACGGATTTATTTATCATCAAATTTACACGAAAATTAAAGGTGAAATTTTAAATCGAAACCTTCAGCCGCACGATCAATTACCTTCAAAACGAGAGTTAGCCGATACATTAAATGTCAGCGTCAATTCAGTAAATGGCGCATATCAGCAGCTACTTGCCGAAGGATATTTATATTCAGTTGAACGCAAAGGTTTCTTCGTGGAATCACTCGAAACGTTTCACGAGTCAGGTCAGCTGAAACCCTCTTCCCTTCCAGCAGATTTAAAAGAAGAGCCGATTGCACGAGACGATTGGTATTCCTTTTCACATATCTCTGTGGATACAGCCAATTTTCCTTTTAAAAGCTGGCTGAAAAGTGAACAAAAGGCAATCAGTCTCCACCAAGAAGCATTTGGTGAGCTTCCGCATCCACAAGGCGTGTACGAGCTTCGAGAAACAATTGCCCGGTTAATTGGGCTGGCACGGGGAGTCAAATGCTATCCAGAACAGCTCATTTTAAGTGCAGGCACGCAGTCACTTATTCATTCGTTATCAAGCATTCTTCCAGCTGATCAAGTATACGGGTTAGAAAACCCTGGCTATCGCCGACTCTATCAAATGCTGAAAAGCAATCATCATCAAATTGAAACGATTGGCATTGATCAAAAAGGAGTACGGATGAGTGACATTCAGAAGAAAGAGCCGAATGTGTTGATCATTACCCCCTCACATCAATTCCCAACAGGAGTGATTATGCCAATTTCCCGGCGGATTCAGCTCTTAAACTGGGCAGCCGATCAGCAAGACCGTTATATTATTGAGGATGATTATGACAGTGAATTCAAGTACGGAACAGACAGCATTCCGGCACTGCAAAGTTTGGATCGATATGACAAAGTCATTTATATGGGAACCTTTTCAAAATCATTGTTGCCAGGCTTAAGAATAAGCTACATGGTGCTCCCGCAGCATTTATTGAGACGTTATAAAGAAAAACAGCACTTCTTCATTCAAACAGCCAACCTTTTTACACAATACACCCTTCTTCATTTTATAAAGGATGGTGCGTATCAGCGGCATATTAAAAGAATGAATGGTTTATATGAGGAAAAGCGGAAGCAACTCATTGAAGAGCTCGACACGGTGTTTGCTGAAAATGTGCGAATTATTGGGGAAAATGCTGGACTTCATTTTATCGCAGAGTTCCGTTCAAACCGCACGCAACATGAGATTTTACAGCGAGCCAAAGAAAGAAAGCTGAAAATGTATGGAATGGACCGTTTTACCCTTGATGAGCAATTACCGGGGCATCAGGAAGGCTTTGTTCCGCTCGTCCTCGGCTTCTCTCATATGAGACCAGAGGATATTGAGCCGGCGGTAAAACGTCTGTATGAGGCGATTTATGGGAAATAA
- the gabT gene encoding 4-aminobutyrate--2-oxoglutarate transaminase, with the protein MSQTTTNRFSTEEWQGKRDQYVARGVSNGNRHLAAKGKGAELFDIDGKRFIDFAGAIGTLNVGHSHPKVVEAVKAQADSLIHPGFNVMMYESYIELAEKLCHLTPGDHDKKAIFLNSGAEAVENAVKIARKYTKRQAVVSFTRGFHGRTNMTMSMTSKVKPYKFGFGPFASEVYQAPYPYYYQKPEGLSDAAYDEYIIDQFNQFFVATVAPETVACVVMEPVQGEGGFIVPSKRFVQHVASFCQQHGIVFVADEIQTGFARTGKYFAIEHFDVVPDLITVSKSLAAGLPLSGVVGRKELLDAADPGELGGTYAGSPLGCVAALAVLDIIETEQLNQRSEHIGQVIEDKANDWRTKYPFIGEVRRLGAMAAIEIVEDQTTRTPDKKTAAAIASYANEHGLLLLTAGINGNIIRFLTPLVITDELLQEGLGIIEDAFKAR; encoded by the coding sequence ATGAGTCAAACGACAACAAACCGTTTTTCAACTGAGGAATGGCAGGGGAAAAGAGATCAATACGTCGCAAGAGGCGTGAGTAATGGCAACCGTCATCTTGCAGCAAAGGGGAAGGGTGCCGAGCTATTCGATATCGATGGGAAACGTTTTATCGATTTTGCTGGCGCGATTGGTACGTTAAATGTAGGACATTCACATCCAAAGGTTGTGGAAGCCGTCAAAGCACAGGCAGACAGTCTGATTCACCCAGGCTTCAACGTGATGATGTACGAATCGTATATCGAATTGGCAGAGAAGCTATGTCACCTCACACCAGGTGACCATGACAAAAAAGCCATTTTCCTTAATTCAGGTGCAGAAGCTGTTGAGAATGCGGTGAAAATTGCACGTAAATATACGAAAAGGCAGGCCGTTGTGTCGTTTACAAGAGGCTTCCACGGCAGAACGAATATGACGATGAGCATGACGAGTAAGGTCAAGCCATACAAATTTGGGTTCGGACCATTTGCGTCAGAGGTGTATCAAGCGCCATACCCATATTACTATCAGAAGCCAGAAGGATTAAGCGATGCAGCCTACGATGAGTACATCATTGATCAATTCAATCAATTTTTCGTCGCTACTGTTGCACCAGAAACTGTTGCGTGTGTGGTCATGGAGCCAGTCCAAGGGGAGGGCGGATTCATTGTACCATCGAAGCGTTTTGTTCAGCATGTTGCTTCATTCTGTCAGCAGCACGGGATAGTGTTTGTAGCAGATGAAATCCAAACAGGCTTTGCAAGAACAGGGAAATACTTTGCGATTGAGCACTTTGATGTGGTGCCGGACTTAATCACTGTGTCAAAATCTCTTGCTGCTGGGTTGCCACTAAGCGGCGTTGTCGGCAGAAAGGAACTGCTTGATGCGGCAGATCCAGGGGAGCTGGGGGGAACATATGCAGGAAGTCCATTAGGCTGTGTGGCAGCACTAGCAGTTCTTGATATTATTGAAACAGAACAACTGAATCAACGATCTGAACACATTGGACAAGTCATTGAGGACAAAGCAAATGATTGGAGAACAAAATATCCATTCATTGGGGAAGTCCGCCGGTTAGGGGCAATGGCGGCAATTGAAATTGTGGAAGATCAAACAACGCGTACACCAGATAAGAAAACAGCCGCAGCGATTGCATCATATGCAAACGAGCACGGGCTGCTCTTATTAACGGCAGGGATTAATGGGAATATTATTCGCTTCTTAACACCACTTGTCATCACAGATGAGCTGCTTCAAGAAGGACTAGGGATCATCGAGGACGCCTTCAAAGCACGCTAA
- a CDS encoding APC family permease — protein sequence MQKQQMAKTMSQSDVLFLSIGAMLGWGWVVLSGDWILTAGFLGSVIAFVIGGILVIFIGLTYAELSSAIPETGGGLVFVQRAFGIKSAFVSAWGVLFGYVSVITFEAVALPTVIDYVIPTQHVGFLWNIGGWDVYFTWVLIGSGGALFLTALNYIGAKPAAIFQSVFTVAIILTGFLLLGGATFNGNLANLEPMFQGGVGGLMAVLVMIPFLFVGFDVIPQVAAEINAPKKIIGRILIISIVSAVVFYLLIVFGVAAGLSKGQLEASSLATADAMVQLLGHQAFGTVLVIGGVAGIVTSWNAFIIGASRILYAMAERGMISKWFAYIHPKYKTPTNAILFLGALAFFAPLLGRPALVWIVNAGGVGIIVGYLIVSIAFMKLRKAEPELERPYRIKYWRTTGVLAIGLSLLFLSFYFPGMPASLSWPAEWILLLGWALIGYILYVMNPRTKETVEHDKRTQSV from the coding sequence ATGCAAAAACAACAAATGGCAAAAACCATGTCGCAGTCAGACGTACTGTTTTTATCCATTGGTGCAATGCTTGGATGGGGCTGGGTTGTACTTTCAGGAGATTGGATTTTAACAGCAGGATTTTTAGGTAGTGTCATCGCCTTTGTCATCGGCGGTATTCTCGTCATTTTTATTGGACTCACGTATGCTGAGCTTTCGTCTGCCATTCCAGAGACGGGAGGAGGGCTTGTCTTTGTCCAGCGGGCATTTGGGATAAAATCCGCTTTTGTCTCGGCATGGGGCGTGCTGTTTGGTTATGTCTCGGTCATTACGTTTGAGGCGGTTGCACTGCCAACTGTTATTGATTATGTCATTCCAACACAGCATGTTGGCTTCCTATGGAATATAGGGGGATGGGACGTTTATTTTACATGGGTGTTGATTGGATCTGGTGGTGCTTTATTTTTAACAGCGCTTAACTACATTGGCGCCAAGCCAGCTGCTATTTTTCAATCTGTTTTTACAGTGGCCATTATCCTGACAGGCTTCCTTCTTTTAGGCGGCGCCACATTTAACGGAAATCTAGCAAACCTTGAGCCGATGTTTCAAGGCGGGGTTGGCGGTCTCATGGCAGTTTTAGTCATGATTCCCTTTTTATTTGTTGGCTTTGATGTCATTCCTCAAGTGGCGGCGGAGATCAATGCGCCAAAGAAAATCATTGGGAGGATTCTCATTATCTCCATCGTGAGTGCGGTCGTATTTTATCTGCTTATTGTCTTTGGGGTAGCTGCGGGGCTATCAAAAGGACAGCTTGAAGCCTCTTCCTTGGCGACTGCAGATGCGATGGTGCAACTTCTCGGTCATCAAGCATTTGGGACAGTGCTTGTCATTGGTGGTGTAGCAGGGATTGTGACGAGCTGGAATGCTTTTATCATCGGTGCAAGTCGTATTCTATATGCGATGGCGGAAAGAGGCATGATTTCCAAATGGTTTGCGTATATTCATCCAAAGTATAAAACGCCGACAAATGCCATTTTATTTCTTGGTGCTTTGGCTTTTTTCGCTCCATTATTAGGGCGCCCTGCCCTTGTATGGATTGTCAATGCAGGTGGTGTCGGGATCATTGTCGGTTACTTAATTGTGTCCATTGCCTTTATGAAACTTCGTAAAGCAGAACCAGAACTTGAGCGTCCATACCGCATTAAATATTGGCGGACGACAGGCGTTTTAGCCATCGGGCTGAGTCTCCTTTTTCTTTCATTTTATTTTCCGGGGATGCCGGCCTCCTTATCATGGCCAGCTGAATGGATATTGCTTTTAGGTTGGGCACTCATTGGGTATATACTATATGTAATGAATCCTAGAACGAAGGAGACGGTAGAGCATGACAAACGAACTCAAAGTGTATAA
- a CDS encoding NAD-dependent succinate-semialdehyde dehydrogenase encodes MTNELKVYNPATGEEIASVAQHTKEQIEDAISRSHQAFKAWAKTSAHERANIIRKWFDLMIEHKERLAKIITEENGKPYQEALGEIVYAAGYIEWYAEEAKRIYGRTIPSHTTNKRLFVTKQPVGPVAAITPWNFPAAMITRKAAPALAAGCTFIVKPAEDTPLTAIELVKLGHEAGIPEDALQWVIGDGKEVGEIFTDSPLIRKITFTGSTPVGKHLIKNSASTVKHVSMELGGHAPLIVDKDANLELAVKQAMASKFRNAGQTCVCANRLIVHEDIHEAFAQVFSKEVEKLKVGNGFEEGTSIGPIINKRGFDKIVSQIQDAVDKGAKILVGGDTHFDDDKSYYFVQPTVLTHVDPSMNIMHEETFGPVAPITTFKTLDEAIELANDTPFGLAAYFFTENYRNGLYISENLDYGIIGWNDGGPSAVQAPFGGMKESGIGREGGIEGIEPYLETKYVSIGLDE; translated from the coding sequence ATGACAAACGAACTCAAAGTGTATAATCCTGCAACAGGAGAAGAAATTGCTTCAGTTGCTCAGCATACAAAAGAACAAATTGAAGACGCCATTTCGCGCTCACATCAAGCATTCAAAGCATGGGCAAAAACGTCAGCGCATGAACGTGCCAATATCATTCGCAAGTGGTTTGATCTCATGATTGAACATAAAGAAAGGCTCGCAAAAATCATCACGGAAGAGAACGGGAAGCCATATCAAGAAGCATTAGGGGAAATCGTTTATGCAGCTGGATATATAGAATGGTACGCAGAGGAAGCCAAACGTATCTATGGTAGAACCATTCCGTCACATACGACGAACAAACGCCTTTTTGTCACAAAGCAGCCAGTTGGACCTGTTGCGGCCATTACACCGTGGAATTTCCCAGCAGCCATGATCACGAGAAAGGCAGCACCAGCACTTGCAGCGGGCTGTACCTTTATTGTGAAGCCTGCTGAAGACACGCCGCTGACGGCTATTGAACTTGTGAAATTAGGCCACGAAGCCGGAATCCCAGAGGATGCCCTGCAATGGGTGATCGGAGATGGAAAAGAAGTCGGTGAAATATTCACAGATAGCCCACTGATTCGCAAAATCACATTCACAGGCTCAACGCCAGTCGGAAAGCATTTGATCAAAAACAGTGCAAGTACAGTTAAGCATGTATCAATGGAGCTTGGTGGTCATGCCCCGCTCATCGTAGACAAAGATGCCAATCTTGAACTAGCTGTCAAACAAGCAATGGCATCTAAGTTCCGTAATGCAGGACAAACCTGTGTCTGTGCCAACCGCTTAATTGTGCATGAAGACATTCATGAAGCATTTGCTCAAGTCTTTAGCAAAGAGGTCGAAAAGCTGAAAGTGGGAAATGGCTTTGAAGAAGGCACATCCATCGGCCCAATTATCAACAAGCGCGGCTTTGATAAAATTGTCAGCCAAATTCAAGATGCAGTCGATAAAGGGGCGAAAATCCTTGTCGGCGGAGATACGCATTTCGATGATGACAAGTCGTATTATTTTGTCCAGCCAACTGTTCTCACACATGTAGACCCTTCCATGAACATCATGCATGAAGAAACCTTTGGTCCAGTGGCACCGATTACGACGTTCAAAACACTAGATGAAGCAATTGAATTAGCGAATGACACACCTTTTGGTCTTGCAGCTTATTTCTTTACAGAAAATTATCGAAACGGCCTCTACATTTCAGAGAATCTCGATTATGGGATTATTGGCTGGAATGATGGGGGTCCATCGGCTGTCCAAGCACCATTCGGAGGAATGAAAGAAAGCGGAATTGGCCGTGAAGGCGGCATCGAAGGGATCGAACCTTATTTAGAAACCAAATATGTATCTATTGGTTTAGACGAATAG
- a CDS encoding NAD(P)H-dependent oxidoreductase, which produces MNHLIIFAHPQQSLNQTLLDLVVSTLLNNGHKVTVRDVYALGFSPELSIWEKAAIKQGDVPMAIQTEQKLIQQADVLTFIFPIWWTGLPAMLKGYVERVFSEGFAYQINEHGAIENLLRHKKGVIINTHDAPRAFLDSNLIFSASHRMTADTEVFNYIGIEPVERLLFSSMEQAPADYIHEILKETKETVEQLFPPAV; this is translated from the coding sequence ATGAACCATCTCATTATATTTGCTCATCCCCAGCAAAGCTTAAATCAAACCTTATTAGATCTTGTTGTTAGTACTCTTTTGAACAATGGTCATAAAGTGACTGTTCGTGATGTTTATGCTCTTGGTTTTTCGCCAGAACTAAGCATTTGGGAAAAGGCTGCGATCAAACAGGGGGATGTCCCGATGGCCATTCAAACAGAGCAGAAGCTGATTCAGCAAGCTGATGTCCTAACGTTTATTTTTCCTATTTGGTGGACAGGCTTACCCGCTATGTTAAAGGGCTATGTAGAACGTGTTTTTTCTGAGGGCTTCGCTTATCAAATCAACGAGCATGGGGCTATTGAAAACCTGCTTCGACATAAAAAAGGTGTTATTATCAACACGCACGATGCACCAAGGGCCTTTCTTGACTCTAACCTGATCTTTTCTGCCTCCCATCGCATGACAGCAGATACAGAAGTCTTCAATTATATTGGTATTGAGCCTGTTGAACGACTTTTGTTCAGCAGCATGGAGCAGGCACCCGCAGATTACATCCATGAAATTCTGAAAGAAACAAAAGAAACGGTGGAGCAGCTCTTTCCGCCGGCTGTTTAA
- a CDS encoding YcnI family protein: MKKYVKALLPMLLASFLLAIPVSAHVTVKPDTSATNAWETYTLKVPSESDSPTTKVVITMPKGVEFQQYEPVPGWKTSTEEKDGKVTRVTWEATGKGVLAGQFQQFVFVAKNPEKAGEAAWDAYQYYKDGTVVEWTGDKEADKPHSITNIVASNTVTDSHGQEKPKEEKASETASNSSSPLVLGLSIAALVLALIALGLAFRKK, encoded by the coding sequence ATGAAAAAATATGTTAAAGCTTTATTACCAATGCTTCTCGCTTCATTTTTATTGGCGATTCCTGTGAGTGCGCACGTCACGGTTAAACCGGATACATCTGCGACAAATGCGTGGGAAACATACACGTTGAAAGTACCTTCTGAAAGTGACAGTCCAACAACAAAGGTTGTCATCACAATGCCTAAGGGCGTAGAATTCCAGCAATACGAGCCAGTACCCGGCTGGAAAACGTCAACTGAAGAAAAAGATGGCAAGGTGACAAGAGTAACTTGGGAAGCAACGGGTAAAGGCGTGCTTGCCGGACAGTTCCAGCAATTCGTTTTTGTAGCGAAAAACCCTGAAAAAGCAGGCGAAGCTGCATGGGATGCATATCAATATTATAAGGATGGAACGGTCGTTGAATGGACTGGCGATAAAGAGGCTGATAAGCCGCATTCAATCACAAACATTGTCGCCTCTAATACGGTAACGGATTCCCATGGTCAAGAAAAACCTAAAGAAGAAAAGGCATCAGAAACAGCCTCCAATTCTTCTTCACCACTTGTGCTAGGGTTGTCCATTGCTGCTCTAGTTTTAGCACTCATTGCGCTTGGGCTTGCTTTTAGAAAAAAATAA
- a CDS encoding copper resistance CopC/CopD family protein: MLKHSKWLLLLIITFAFFIPKEAFAHAYVVSSNPAANEELEKQPPSVSITFSEGIESGFHAIKVLNAKGDRVDQGDTVIKDQKIMEAALKKDLPKGIYTIQWNAVSADGHSVSGMIPFSIGKADGGFDQLDQGQPNESIDVASTIDKAFLYTSFSLFLGTILFGLLWFRAAISPILAKRMRRLLTLSLIMMGGALVFQLPIQTKSAADVSFLGAFQPSLLQETIASTSGGSLWMMLMVSFVLLTIWSIVAMKKGDFTSFQVWLFPLLLFAVLLWLKAQIGHPAATDNKILTTSLDFIHLVSASIWVGGLTAIVLLLLKKLPNGDQPLIRNTLKAFHPWALLSVGLIVFSGFVNAIFILQSFDALFESAYGRTFLIKLGLFILMGLLGLVHYLMLRWEKKQKRNVSLRAEWMIGIAILLLTAVFTNIPSPPPPAPEPFFGANQVEHRDIVSMSITPNAPGKNTFEVAFTKKDGQTITDIQSVSAKIHKVALFGEEKPSEFQLKRLKNGHYSAENLLLNEKGTWKIEIHALTGSFENIDTTFIRRN, translated from the coding sequence TTGTTGAAACATAGTAAGTGGCTTCTGCTTCTGATCATCACGTTCGCTTTTTTCATTCCAAAGGAAGCATTTGCCCATGCATACGTCGTCAGTTCGAATCCAGCTGCAAATGAAGAGCTGGAGAAGCAGCCTCCTTCGGTCTCTATCACATTTAGTGAAGGAATCGAAAGTGGATTTCATGCCATTAAGGTGCTAAATGCAAAAGGGGATCGTGTGGATCAAGGAGATACGGTCATTAAAGATCAAAAAATCATGGAAGCTGCTTTAAAAAAGGATTTACCAAAGGGGATTTATACCATTCAGTGGAATGCAGTATCAGCAGACGGTCACTCTGTCTCTGGTATGATCCCGTTTAGTATTGGCAAAGCGGATGGCGGTTTTGACCAATTAGATCAAGGTCAACCGAACGAATCTATTGATGTTGCCTCGACCATAGACAAAGCCTTTCTTTATACGTCGTTTAGTTTATTTCTCGGGACCATTTTGTTTGGACTGTTATGGTTTCGGGCAGCCATTTCACCTATATTAGCGAAACGAATGAGACGGCTTTTGACATTGTCACTGATCATGATGGGCGGAGCTCTCGTGTTTCAGCTGCCGATTCAAACCAAATCAGCGGCAGACGTTTCCTTTTTGGGAGCATTTCAGCCATCGCTTCTGCAAGAAACCATTGCGTCGACTTCTGGCGGTAGTTTGTGGATGATGCTCATGGTGTCATTTGTTCTACTAACCATCTGGAGCATCGTTGCGATGAAAAAAGGGGATTTTACTTCTTTTCAGGTATGGTTGTTTCCACTGCTCCTATTCGCAGTACTTCTCTGGCTGAAAGCACAAATCGGACACCCAGCAGCAACTGATAATAAAATACTGACAACGTCACTTGATTTTATCCATCTCGTTTCTGCATCGATCTGGGTCGGTGGTTTAACAGCCATTGTGCTTTTATTGTTGAAGAAGCTGCCAAATGGAGATCAGCCGCTCATCAGAAATACGTTAAAGGCGTTTCACCCTTGGGCACTGCTCTCTGTTGGACTCATTGTGTTTTCAGGATTTGTGAATGCAATCTTTATTTTGCAATCGTTTGATGCTCTTTTCGAATCAGCATACGGACGAACCTTTTTAATCAAGCTTGGTTTATTTATCTTGATGGGCCTTCTTGGGCTTGTCCATTACTTGATGCTCAGATGGGAAAAGAAACAGAAACGAAACGTTTCGTTACGTGCTGAGTGGATGATCGGAATCGCTATTTTGTTATTAACAGCTGTGTTTACCAATATTCCAAGTCCTCCTCCGCCTGCACCTGAGCCGTTCTTCGGCGCAAACCAAGTGGAGCATCGTGACATTGTGTCCATGAGCATAACGCCGAATGCCCCGGGGAAAAACACATTCGAGGTCGCATTTACGAAAAAGGATGGACAAACGATCACTGATATCCAATCTGTGTCGGCCAAGATCCATAAAGTCGCCTTATTCGGTGAAGAGAAACCGAGTGAATTTCAGCTGAAACGATTAAAAAATGGTCATTACTCTGCTGAAAACCTCTTGTTAAATGAAAAAGGCACTTGGAAAATTGAAATCCATGCGTTAACTGGTTCTTTTGAAAATATCGATACCACATTTATTAGAAGAAACTAA